The Girardinichthys multiradiatus isolate DD_20200921_A chromosome 6, DD_fGirMul_XY1, whole genome shotgun sequence genome window below encodes:
- the LOC124869987 gene encoding beta-1,3-galactosyltransferase 2-like, producing MQWRRRHCCTHTATLLYLLSLLGFLAFLVHQVWLPKLSGISWWRGYPVVYGDTVLHAANTKWNTSAVHSVWRFANVPQPSFTADANISSSEKHSNSFHPQDMSFKNNLTANTSQSQERALNATLTHGPSPYIINEPDKCAENQLAPFLVLLIATEARQVEARNAIRQTWGNETVFPSLVFIRLFLLGKKEGELGLLQQKMLEAESRRHHDIIQQDFLDSYKNLTIKTLMGMNWVAIHCPKASYVMKTDSDMFVNTEYLIYKLLRPDLKPKKNYFTGNNMRGFAPNRNQNSKWYMPPELYPGDKYPTFCSGTGYVFSGDLATKIYRTSLSIRHLHLEDVYVGICLAKLQIEPTPPSNGFLFNHWRVSYSSCKYSHLITSHGFHPNELLKYWHHLQSNKHNACINT from the coding sequence ATGCAGTGGAGACGGCGTCACTGCTGTACGCACACAGCTACACTCCTGTATCTCCTCTcactgctgggtttccttgcaTTTTTGGTCCACCAAGTGTGGCTCCCCAAGCTCTCTGGTATCTCGTGGTGGAGGGGCTACCCTGTGGTGTATGGCGATACGGTACTTCATGCCGCTAACACCAAATGGAACACTAGCGCCGTGCATTCAGTGTGGAGGTTTGCAAATGTTCCTCAGCCATCTTTTACTGCAGATGCTAACATTAGCTCATCTGAGAAGCACAGCAATTCTTTTCATCCACAGGACATGAGCTTTAAGAACAATTTGACTGCCAACACCAGCCAGAGCCAAGAGAGAGCTCTTAATGCCACTCTAACCCACGGACCGTCCCCCTACATCATCAACGAGCCTGATAAATGTGCAGAGAACCAGCTAGCCCCGTTTCTAGTGTTGCTAATTGCCACTGAAGCTCGACAGGTTGAAGCAAGGAATGCCATTCGGCAGACTTGGGGGAATGAAACCGTTTTCCCTTCTCTGGTATTCATCAGACTATTTCTGCTGGGGAAAAAAGAGGGAGAACTGGGACTCCTTCAGCAGAAGATGCTGGAGGCAGAGAGCCGGAGGCATCATGATATCATTCAGCAAGACTTCCTGGATTCTTATAAAAACCTGACGATAAAGACTCTGATGGGAATGAACTGGGTGGCAATACACTGTCCGAAGGCAAGCTATGTCATGAAAACTGACAGCGACATGTTTGTCAACACCGAGTACCTCATTTACAAGTTGCTCCGGCCAGATCTGAAGCCCAAGAAGAACTACTTCACAGGTAACAACATGAGAGGCTTTGCGCCCAACCGAAATCAAAACAGCAAGTGGTACATGCCCCCCGAGCTTTACCCAGGTGACAAGTATCCCACCTTCTGCTCTGGGACGGGTTACGTCTTTTCTGGCGACCTGGCCACGAAAATCTATAGGACCTCCCTGAGTATCCGCCACCTGCACTTGGAGGACGTGTACGTGGGAATCTGCCTAGCCAAGCTCCAAATAGAGCCCACACCTCCTTCCAACGGGTTCCTGTTCAACCACTGGCGGGTGTCGTACTCCAGCTGCAAGTACAGCCACCTGATAACATCACATGGGTTCCACCCAAATGAACTGCTCAAATACTGGCATCACCTTCAGAGCAACAAACACAACGCCTGCATCAACACATAA